The window AAACCTTATCCATGAAAAAGGGTCCGATCCATTTGAAGAAAACCGCGCCCAATACGGCAACAAACAAGACCACCAGCACCAGTTTTACCCACCACCACAAAGACCACAAACACCACCCACCATCAGAGGAATCCACATCGCCTCCGCCTGTGTCGCCTCCGCAACAACCAGACGTCGACGTTTCCGCATGCCActggccgccgccgccaccctcCAATTTCACGTAATCCGCCACGAGCCTGCGATCCTCCTCATCACCAGCATTGTAAGGCATGTCACGCCGACACAAAAACCTAATCGATTGATCAATCAATTGCTGCCCCAAATCAAACACACAAATGGTGAAAAATCAATTCCAAAATATGACACCTGACCTGAGTGAGTCAGGGATTTGAGCTTAGTAACTCCTAAATATGGCAATTTATGATCGTCTGTTAGCTGTGTGTAATCCAATTCAGCCGAGATTTCGCGAGGAAGAAAATCAGCTGAATTTGGCACTGAATTTGTTTAAAGAAGGAATTGGAAAAACAGAGCTTTTGGTTTCTTCTTTTAATACGAAAACAacacttgttttattttgagtgGCAAAACTATCAAACGTGTCAAGGAATGTTACTTTGAGTTTGTTTAATAATATGATGTCGATTGCGTTGCCTTCCAATAatgtactataatttaataatgtgatgtataaaatattattgcatttgtattttgacattttaataaacttagttgacatttaaatattaatatcaatataatatattaaaatatcaacctaaatttatattgatattttaatattatcatgttatatttttaatacactatcTTGGTGAATTAGCATTTTTTATAAACTGTGATCACACCctgtatatataatactagtagtatttataaaatactggtgtgataaaaaaaatggaacaaaatTCTTGAAATAGGCCGATTCAGATATTAGCTTCCGAAAAAtgagtcacattttatttccCTGAAAATAGATGTTACAGTAATTAATTTGAGAATTCGCAACTCTGGAAAACCTAATCGCACATCTATTATGTCTACCCAtgtgtattatatatatctaaaattaGCACATCAAATTATATCTATCAGATTAGTTAATCAGGTGAAATCTGATATTctaacatatttaattaatgtttgttgaaatggagtagtaatttagtttagagaaaatatttaagaaattaaaaagtggAATATGCGAAAAGATTTCAGAGATTTCATTTAATCGGACCATGAGTTTCacaatagaaaaattaaaaaagatatattaaaaaataaatcaaatcaaactaaatcaaatcaaatcctgACATTCTATTAAAATACcaattactcctattaaaaataatgaactaaacaATGTCTTCtaaattaatgcatatttcATTCGAAGCTTGTAAGTTAAAGATTTTCACATATTCATTGCTTGTACtcttttttacacttttaattattaattttttttaacattccTCCGTTCACAAGATAAGGggaataatgaaaataaaattaaaaatagaaacattatttaaaatattaaatttaggtAAACGTTTGGCAAAATAATTTTGAGGAACATGTTTTGGCTGACGTGGCGAGCCACATGCAAAGAAGGTTTTCAGAAACATTGACAACgtgtatttaattaacaaagTGACAAAATAGAAGATAATGGAATCTTAAAAGGAATAATTTGGCATGCAATCAgacaactaattaaaattgttcaactttattaatttattcccTTGCCACCAGTGTatgtttgatttatattaataaataatacccTTTGCAGATTATATAATGAGATCATGTTTTCGCTTggttaattaatatattttcctaaacaaagaaaaaaagaagttcTAATAGCAATTTTGAGAATtagtaaacaaattaaagtttgaaaaaaaaacctcTATATGTTCCCAAGCAAGGAATCGTTTTTTAAATACATGCTAAATTCAATGCTTATATATGCTTAATTACGTCagttatatagtactcctactagtatatggagtatatgtgaaatgtatttttttttttattgaatattagGAGATTATGAATACTAGCTAGTACTATTATGCTGACTTACTTAAGCTATATCATGCCTTGCAAATCACTAGGAATATTAGTAGATCttgtttttttctaaaattcattagttatttatacataaatatttaatgaattaatattatcaGCATAAACattgtatttttatgaattttataaaattaaaatttcagtaatattttttaatgtattaaaatcaaattaaatatataaacgaCGTTGTACGTCGATGGTGTCGCTCACATGACATAGGTAGTAGTACtatcatttctcttttcttaGTACCAATTTATGTGTGTTTAATACTAATACATActtatattgattttgtgcTTACAATTTAAtcatcacatttttttctattttagcaaaaaatatattctatcCATTTATTCATtccattacaaaaattaattaagtcgtTTTTACAAACAACTTTATTgtgtactttattttttctcagtACTTTATATTCTCAAATAGATTTTATAGGATACAGAATATAAATCATGTGATTTgactctcactctctctctctctctctctcaactgTTCGATTCGAATCATGAGCGTCAATGGCAACCTACTCCACCACTCTCACACCTTCCACTGCCCTCCATCTTTCCCCAAATTTCCCAGTCGGTCCCCCATCGCTGCCGCGGCTTTATCCCGCCGCAATTCCTCCCACTTTTCAGGTTGGTCAAAAAAAACCGAGATAAAGTGAAAGTTTTTGacttttgtttaattaataaatcccTCTTCTCTTTTTCAGGGCTTCGTTCCTCAACCTTCCTTCATCATCCAGCCTCTGGTGacttcttctttcttattttagctcacattaattttatgtaatttaatcaATGTATCGTGCACAATTAATATCTATAACCAATTTTTTGTGATCTAGTGTTGCTTCTCACTTCTCAATGCATAAATTGATTTAGATTGGTGTTAATTATTAGGAGtttcttttgttctttattCTTCATTACTCAATTGTGTGGAAAATGTAGGTGGATTGAGTAGATTCTCATTAATCAGCAAGTATGCTCCTGATAATCTATCATCATTCGAGCACGAATCTGATTCTCCTAAGGTATATTTCATGTCTGTATCTTCTTCAAATCTAGGATAAAATCGTTAAGAATGATTCTTGAAATATCTTACTCCTGTTAGAACATGGCTATTGATAGCCTTCTCTCAATACTAAATTGAGGTAAATTTACTTCTGCCTTCAGATTCAGGAGAAAGTTTCCTTACTCACCATTTTGCAAGGAGCAAATTCTTTTCTGCCTCAAGTGGTTCTAGCCAGCACAATATTGGCTCTTGTGTACCCGCCTTCGTTCACTTGGTTCACTAACAGGTGTGTTCGATACTCAAAATAGTCAAATGATAAGAGTATTTGTATGACTTAATTGGTATGTTGTTGCATTATTCTACAAAAGATGGTTAGTGTTAAAGACACTTAATGTGTGTACGGTTCTCATGTAACTTGCATGATGAAGTGATGAATTGATATCTTAGGTGATCATATATAGTAGATGAGGTTTTTGATTGCTCATTACAGTTAATGTGTGTTCATATACCAGCTTAACGTATGATAATTTGAATCATTAGGTATTATGCTCCAGCATTAGGCTTTCTGATGTTTGCTGTCGGAGTTAATTCAAGCGAGAAGGATTTTCTTGAAGCGTTTAGGAGACCAGCAGCCATTTCTGCTGGCTACATTGGGCAGTTTGTCATAAAGCCCCTCTTGGGATATATTTTTGGCACGATTTCAATGACAATCTTCGGTCTCCCAACTCCCCTAGGTTAGATATCTTGGTGAGTGATTTCATGAGAAGTGATGAAAAAGGCCTAACTTTGGCTACTCTGCGTTGCAGCTGTTGGGATCATGTTAACGTCTTGTGTTAGTGGGGCGCAGCTCTCGAACTATGCCACATTTTTGACAGATCCAGAAATGGCTCCTCTTAGCATCGTCATGACATCTCTGTCCACTGCTTCAGCAGTCTTTGTCACACCCTTCTTGTCGTTACTGCTTATCGGGACTAAGCTGCCCGTTGATGTGAAAGGAATGGTTTCCAATATTCTGCAGATTGTAGTCACTCCTATCGCCACTGGGTTGCTCTTGAATAGGTATAGACTAATCCAAATTTGCTTGTTTTTTGTACAATACTGTCTTACTTTTTCTTGACTCACACCTGCAGATTCTTTCCTAAACTTTGCACTGCAATTCGTCCAATTCTGCCTCCTCTCTCGGTGTTTGTGACTGCACTCTGCGTTGGAGCGCCACTTGCTATCAACGTTGAATCAGTGATGTCCCCTTCTGGGATTTCAGTGCTGCTGCTGGTGATTGCATTCCATTTGTCAGCATTCATTGCTGGATACTCCCTCACCGGTCTAGCTTTTCGTGATCTGCCTGATGTAAAACCTCTGCAAAGAACACTATCATACGAGACAGGTCGGCTTTATCTCTAAGATACAACTATTTATACAATCAGGATGAACAATGATTTGAAGTCGAACTGATTCCTACCCCCTTCAACAGGCATGCAGAGCAGTCTTTTAGGCCTTGCACTTGCCAATAAGTTCTTCGAAGACCCTCTCGTCAGCATCCCCCCGGCTATCTCCGTAAGTCCATAACTACATCCTTTGTTCTAAAGAAGACAACCACTATTCTACATGTGTTAAGAAACACTGCAGCTTTACCCTCTGTATACTTTACTACTGATTTGATTGTCTTCTTTTGGTGAATTAAGCAGACTGTGATTATGTCGTTGATGGGATTCTCCCTCGTGATGCTGTGGGCTCGAAAGAAAGAGGCTGCTGCCTAATGAGACAGCAAGATACAGTTTTTCATGTTATTGGGGAGTGTGACTCACAACTCTATTACGCTGACGCAAACTCTCTTGAAGCATTGGAGACAAAGAAAAGATGGCGAGCGCGGAGAGAGCTACCGACGAACACTGCTGTTCGTATGATTTCTTGATTCAAAGCTTTTACACATGTGTCTAATGGTATGTTTGCAGAAACTCCTGACATCTTGAGAGTTTATTTAAGGCTAGCTTGATGATGTACCAAAACAGAGTAGAAAGGATAAAAACAAAGTATTTGGCCTTTTTTGGTCGAATGTATTTGTTAATATGAACATGATCACCCATTACAGGACCAATCAAACCACAGTGAGCTTTCGTCCAACCAATTGATGTGTAACTACTACTagtgttttattattactatagaatcacttatttatatttcaaaggTGTTCGTTGCAGTTCCTTTACACAAGCaagattgttttatttttgtgtctcgaaagtgaaaataatgtaatactactatatactaTTACATggttgatgcactttttattagcattaaaataatatcgcAAGTGTACGagcactatttttttttttttgcaaaaaccAATGTGTTGGAACAAGAAGAAAGAGCACCGGCCTTTGGCATGCGTGACAGCAAGATTATTACAGGCATTTGCTACTGATTCCTTCACcactttttgttttcaaaactGAAACACAAGTAAAAGTTATCAAGATCAaatctattataaaaatatatacataaagaTCACCTAAACCTTGGAGTTTTTGTCAGTTCATGAGTGAATATTCCTTAGAAAATGTCACAAAGAAGAACTTCCTCTGTCATGTCTTGAGATCTCCTCTGCATTTAAGGCGGCTGATGAACTGATCGACAGACTAACAATCGTCCTaaaattccattttatttcattaccAGACGACAACATAGAAAGAATGTCAACTCTAGTTATGTTGTAAGAATAGTTGTCTTTTCTTCTCTACACCTTCCTCTTCGTTTATCTCAAGAAATAGCAGGTGACACTGTTATAAAACCGAAAGCTCCTCTCTCATCGCTTCATCCATTCTTCCAGCTATGGCGGAGAAGAGCAAGCTCCAAATATCTCCCTCTAACTGGCAGGGCTCATTTGCTCTCTTGAGCAAGTACAGGACTCAAACGAAGCGTCTCAGAGAGGCCGCGCCAAACCATCAAAGAAACGAGGCGAGTTGTGCCTTAACTTCTAAAGCATTATCTGCGGTAACAATAGTCAAAATGGCTCTTCATTTCCACCCCACATCTCTCAAAACAGGTGATTTCTTCAATCTTGCAGAATCACTTGGCTTCAAATCTGCTATCTCCAGTCAAAATGAGAAACATTTGAAAGATGTTTTGATGCTTCTCAATGCTGCTGAGGAGTTCTCAAACGAAGACTACGATCAAGCTGAAAGCCTCCTCGTCTCCGTTCCAACATCAGGCCATCTCCCAATTGAGAGAGTCATCACTTTCTATGCCAAATActtaagagaaagaatagatGCCAAGAAATGCAGAATCGATTTGGAGAGGCAAGTAAACCATTTCGATTTGGAAGCAGAAATGAGAGAGATCAAAGAAGCTATCGTAGCTTGTGAGCAGAAACTCCCACTTATCCAAATCTCCAACTATGCTGCAATTCAGACCATCTTGGACAGCTTGTCGTCGGCAGAGAAAATCCACTTCATCGACATAGGCAGAAAGATCTGCTCTTACTGGATAGTGATGATGCAAGCTCTATCCAACCGAGAAAACTGCCAACTGAAGCAGCTCAAGATCACTGCAGTCTGCTCACCGGTATACAATGTAGCAAAGAGCGGCAAGCTTCTCTCCTCCATTGCCGAGTCCATGAACATCCCTCTTGTCTTCAAAACACTCCTAGCAGAGAAGAACACACTTGCTAACATTCATTTTGAGTCTgaggaaggagaaaaagtggcAGTTTTCATGGATCACAGCCTCCATTGCTTGGCAGCTTGCACCAAAAATGTGGAGGGCTTATTAAGAGGCCTTAAAAGGCTCAATCCTCATGTGATGGTTGCCGTTGATGTGGAGGAGAGTTTCACCACTTCGAGCTTTGGTGAGCGTTTCAGAGGCGCGCTGTCTATGTCTAGTGCTGTTGTGGACTGCCTAGAGAGCTGCCTCGAAGGGGAGAGGCGTTGCATCGATGTAATTGAGAGACTTCACTTTCAAGAATCGATATGCAACGGTGTTATGAACGAGGACACTAGTGGCATTGGCCTTAGCCATCACCGCAGGATTGATTTCTGGAGGGAATACTTTTCAAGATTCGGGATTTTGGAGACGGATATGAGCAATGCGTCTCTATGTCAAGCGCGTCTGATGATCGGAGAGAGGGCGTGTTGGAGCAGCTGCAGCCTCGGCATGAATGGGAAAAGCATGATTCTTTGCTGGAAAGGAATCCCTCTGCGATTTGTGTCTGCTTGGAAGTTCCCAATTATCATACAGACATCACAAATAGATTTATAACAAATGCTCCAAAACATCCCATCATGTTTTCCTACAAATTGCCTTTTCCTTGTAACTTCAAGAATCAAACttgaaatattcttttttttttttggttcatTTTAGTCTATCTTGATTTCTATTGCATGACCTTTGTTTGATAAGTAGTTTGAACAGCTGTGTTTGGCATGAACAGCTTAGTTACAATTGTTTTCTAATGCTACTTTCCTTTTATTCTATGGTTTCAAATGATTGTAATAGCACACTTATCTAGGACATGAATATATTGTGACAGTGATTTGAGGACAACAGTTTGTGAAAACAATGCAGACAGACAAGGTGATGAAACCTAAGTGgctcaaaataatattcataagATGAAAAAAGCACATAAAATTTTGGCATGATAGTAATCATGCCAATTTCTTTTACAAATGCAATCTAAAATTAACTTTGGTTTAGCAAGCAATAATCTTGTTtattgcttcataactgttcTAGTTTAGCAGCATTTGccaatcattttccttttaattagttatctaGTTGATATATTGTACAAAAAATATGGCTGCAGAGTCTGAGAATATCTTGATATATGGAAATTCAGTTTGATGTACACAGCACtagttttcaattatttacacACAGCATAAGATTTGCTGCTCTTTTCTAAAATGGATGAAAGATTGcatttactttaaaaaattagtgaagaAGATTTTGGCTCCTTATTCTCAGCTGAAATATGTCTTCTCACATGTGaaaatttttgtagtgtaCATGAGATTTGTCAAATTAGCCCTCAAACTTCCTAACGTGATGAAACAAATACACATGAATTTCACAATTGTATTCACTAATCAATCTCTCAAGTTTGTAAAAAATACActtcatttccatatataaatgACTCCTTTTTACTGTATTAATCTTTcctattttcatatttgcacATCATCCATGTAATTTGATAGTAATATAACTTTACAAATCTGAAAAAAGGGTAATGTAGTAAggaaatactaataattaataagaaaatcgatttaaataaaaaaattgattaaaaatttaaagacaTTTTGcatatacaatttaaataagtttATCTTTCTTTTACATAATATGTGGGAGTATATATACAGAGCACCATTGTTTTATACAACACAAAATCGATCTTTTCTCCATTCAACAATCAACATATATACAAAGGCAATTGGATCATAGAAAATTAACTTctcaaatgtcaacacaaatatgtgttgacattttaataaactgtgttgacatttaaatattaatttcaacaccttgtattaaaatttcaacttaagtttatgttgacatttcagtatcatcgtgttgacatttttattacactatattaatgaaataacaagttagcaatttaagaaaagttagcaaCGGATCACACCCCTTACTTTTTCTTGCAATAGTATTATCGAAATCATATAATTctaaagaaattataatttgtagtatattagtataatagtTATtgaaatcacataatttatttttattcaaaacatGCGTTAGTAAATACGTTTGTTACATGTTTAAAAACATGTTATAACAatcataaatatgaataaGTAACAGACTTCAAATTTAACATTGTCATAAATGAATTAGATCTTATCAATCATAACAGTTATTAATGTTACATCATATgtgggagtatatatatagagcaTCATTGTTTTGTTCGAACACAACTCGATCTTTTCTCCATTCGACAATCAGCAATTAGAgaatagaaaatcaaattaagaaaatcaaCTTTTCAAATGGCACATAAGTTGTTTTGCATTATTTTCCTCATTTTATCAGTGTCAGGTCcgtcttaattttatttttgtctataatttttttagttccAACTCACACATACCgagaaataatttaagatATATTAAAGCGACAATCATATTTGGTGTGTcctatcaattatttttttacatgtaGAATTATATAAGAATTCCCTTCCAGCTAAATGGccatgcaaaaatgataatttcatGAGATTAGGTTTAAACTATAACTTACATTTGTGGTATGTTTTATGCACTTGTGCCTAGCAATTTATGTATTCCTTATTGTTAGTAGTCAAGACTCAAGAGTGTGAATTTCAAGATACATGAGAAAATTTTggaagttttattattatattctaaAGAGTTGGTAGTGAAAATTGTAAACTTTTAGATACATAACAAATATTAGGGATTTAGTATAAAGTTGGACAATTTTATAAACCGAAGCAGACGgattaagacaaaataaacTCGCATGCATAGCAATATGATGTATTGTTTGCATTTCAAAAGTAATTTGTAACTATTATTATTGTCTAAAATTAGTGTATTTGATTGCTTTTCATTATTACTAGTCCTAATCCTTTTTATTGCAGCTGCGGTTAAATTTGTGGATGCTCAAAATCGCTGcgaaaaaatattagaaaaagaTAGGTGTGACCTCCCAAAATGCAGAGAGGAATGCTTTAAAATCGATGGATTTGGACAATGCATTGAAGAAAGTGGTGCAACAGGCGTATACTCTTGTATTTGCGTTTACAATTGTCCACCAtcgtaattatttttttcttatactatattgtaataaaatctcatgaaataatgcaaaaactcttataggagtactatattgtAATAAACTCTCATGAAATAGTGCTAAAACTGAacttatttaataaaagttgAGCATTTTAGTTATTTCCTACATTTGTTGTGAAGTGGATGAATTAAATGTGTTGCACATTGCAAAggttaaatttaaaatatatacaactTCCATATGCGCTAACGTTTGTAGtgtaaaaatgaagttatGCACCATGAGTTCAAATGTATATTGATAAATTCATGGATATAGTAAATTCATGGATAATATTATTGGTATGATCTGGATCGAGGGTTCAAAGTGAGACATAAATTTGCTTATGTCTGAGCAGACGTGAGCAGTAGCACCGGTGTCGATGTACCAGCCACCCTTATTATCCACAAGGTTAACCTCTTCAGTGACCACGACCACGAGGTCATTTTCATCCCAATCCTTGAACTCCTTCTCAACGACGTGGGGCTGccggcttcttcttcttgcttcGGCAGTCTTTGGCAAAGTGGCCAATTTTGCCACATTTGTAGCACTCGCCTTCAAACTTCTTTGTAGACTGTTTTCCCTTCCCCTTGTCCTTCTCATTAGGACGATTTTAGCGAGGGCGTTTATTGGAGGGACCGCCCCGCTCCAACAAGTTGGCTTTGGCATCAAGGGGGTTGAAGCCCTTAGCCTTCTGATCACTTTTACGCACGTCAACCTCGATGCGCAACTTCACGATCAAGTCTTCAAGCATCATCATCTTTCGCTTGTGCTTGAGGTAGTGCTTGAAGTCCTTCCAACTAGGAGGAAGCTTCTCGATGAATATGCACCGTACAAAGTTTTCGGGCAAGGTCATCCCTTCAGCCACGAGTCCGTGGATGATCATCTGGAACTTTTGAACTTGTTCCATACTGGTCGAGAGTCGACCATCTTGTAGTCCATAAACTTGGACATTACAACATGTTCAGTACCGACAGCATTGTCGATACTGTACTTCCTTTCTAGGCTTTCCCAGATCTCTTTGGATGTGGTTACAATGGAGTATACATTGTACAAACTATCATCTAATGCACTTAGaatgaaatttttacaaaGATAATCTCCTTTGCGCCATGCTTCATAGTCCGCCAATATCTCGAGCCTCGTCTCTTGATCACTTGGCGCAGGTGGCTCGCTTTCCGTGAGGAAGTTGGCGACGCCCAATGTTGTCAAGTAGAATAACATCTTTTGGTACCACCGTTTAAAGTCAGATCCTCCAAACTTTGGTGGCTTCTCAGCAGGTGGCATCATTCTTGGTGTCAATGGTGCCGAACTTGGTCCATGGAAGGAACCAATCTCGTTGCCCCCGAAAGAGCCAACAACATGTTGGGCATAGAGCCCCCACCATTCTTGTTGGGCGTAGAGCCCGCCATGCTCATGTTAGGCATAGAGCCCGACATGTTCATATTGGTCCTGAAGGAGCCAATACCCATGTTGGTTCCGGAGGCACCAGCACTCGTGTGAGACCCGGAGCTCAGCACCCGTGTGAGACCCGAAGGCCCAGCACTTGATCCATTAAAGGATTCGAAGGAACCACTAAAAGTGGAACCAACTGATCCACTCGAGGTGGATCCACTAGTGAGCCCATGAGTGTTAACATCCACCCAAGGGGTTGTTGATGAAGATGGATAGAGCCCGGGAGTTGGCATCATCGATGGAATCGACGATGTTTTGACCGGTCCAGTGTTCTCCATGGTGGAGGAAATGATGGCGGCAGTGGTGGCCGAAGTGGTGGCAGCAGCGGTGTTGGATTCAGTAGACATCTCCAGCAAAGATGTTAAGGTTTCGAAAGTTTTTAGTTCAGTTTAGAAGTCCAAACTCCTTCAAAATCAAGTAATATCTCTTCTTGGATTGTTGGGGATTCCGGGGTTACAAGAGATAAATACTTGTcgggcgtaatacaacccaaaagaAGGAATACATAAATGATAACtgaaatgaaattacaaaTGAAGATCGAAACTATAAACCGTAAAGTAGGAAATAGCCGAGTCGGGGAGGCCTCTTTCctcaagacgagatacgccccggtagtgctctcGGATTGGCGTGTCGTCCCTAGAGATAAAACGGCTAACGTCTCGTTTGATGCAGCACCGCAATCGAAAtgagctccggcgaactggaATAAGGTGATGGCAGAGCTTCGAT is drawn from Salvia hispanica cultivar TCC Black 2014 chromosome 6, UniMelb_Shisp_WGS_1.0, whole genome shotgun sequence and contains these coding sequences:
- the LOC125194533 gene encoding cell wall protein AWA1-like, which codes for MSTESNTAAATTSATTAAIISSTMENTGPVKTSSIPSMMPTPGLYPSSSTTPWVDVNTHGLTSGSTSSGSVGSTFSGSFESFNGSSAGPSGLTRVLSSGSHTSAGASGTNMGIGSFRTNMNMSGSMPNMSMAGSTPNKNGGGSMPNMLLALSGATRLVPSMDQVRHH
- the LOC125193093 gene encoding probable sodium/metabolite cotransporter BASS5, chloroplastic: MSVNGNLLHHSHTFHCPPSFPKFPSRSPIAAAALSRRNSSHFSGLRSSTFLHHPASGGLSRFSLISKYAPDNLSSFEHESDSPKIQEKVSLLTILQGANSFLPQVVLASTILALVYPPSFTWFTNRYYAPALGFLMFAVGVNSSEKDFLEAFRRPAAISAGYIGQFVIKPLLGYIFGTISMTIFGLPTPLAVGIMLTSCVSGAQLSNYATFLTDPEMAPLSIVMTSLSTASAVFVTPFLSLLLIGTKLPVDVKGMVSNILQIVVTPIATGLLLNRFFPKLCTAIRPILPPLSVFVTALCVGAPLAINVESVMSPSGISVLLLVIAFHLSAFIAGYSLTGLAFRDLPDVKPLQRTLSYETGMQSSLLGLALANKFFEDPLVSIPPAISTVIMSLMGFSLVMLWARKKEAAA
- the LOC125194532 gene encoding SCARECROW-LIKE protein 7-like, which produces MAEKSKLQISPSNWQGSFALLSKYRTQTKRLREAAPNHQRNEASCALTSKALSAVTIVKMALHFHPTSLKTGDFFNLAESLGFKSAISSQNEKHLKDVLMLLNAAEEFSNEDYDQAESLLVSVPTSGHLPIERVITFYAKYLRERIDAKKCRIDLERQVNHFDLEAEMREIKEAIVACEQKLPLIQISNYAAIQTILDSLSSAEKIHFIDIGRKICSYWIVMMQALSNRENCQLKQLKITAVCSPVYNVAKSGKLLSSIAESMNIPLVFKTLLAEKNTLANIHFESEEGEKVAVFMDHSLHCLAACTKNVEGLLRGLKRLNPHVMVAVDVEESFTTSSFGERFRGALSMSSAVVDCLESCLEGERRCIDVIERLHFQESICNGVMNEDTSGIGLSHHRRIDFWREYFSRFGILETDMSNASLCQARLMIGERACWSSCSLGMNGKSMILCWKGIPLRFVSAWKFPIIIQTSQIDL